From one Odontesthes bonariensis isolate fOdoBon6 chromosome 14, fOdoBon6.hap1, whole genome shotgun sequence genomic stretch:
- the LOC142398533 gene encoding uncharacterized protein LOC142398533: MSSVQHLREFISQRLTAAAEEIFSEFEKTIVQYEEEIDRQRGLLDITWKPQIKLHTADLSQQHVIAEENILSDQQLCNQEGNSSLNQKEPKLPQLKEEQYEAEPPQFKEEQEELCPSHEGEQFLIRQKTDFLMMNPAYEESDHKNSEPNSNQLHSHNSALSVLKGQITEYTDKIEPYTCNALGKKVSHLSLMKYDKISHTGEKLYSCKICEKTFSLNSSLLRHMRTHTGEKPYSCKVCEKSFSQRSILLSHMKTHTGEKLYSCKICGKRFSVSSSLLRHMRTHTGERPYSCEVCEKSFSRKSHLLSHMTTHTGEKPYSCKVCEKRFSLSSILLRHMRTHTGEKLYSCKICGKRFSLSCSLLRHMRTHTGERPYPCKICEKRFSRQHSLLCHMRTHTGLKTFSCKVCEKNFQSQ; the protein is encoded by the exons ATGtcttcagttcagcatctgagagagtttatcagccagcgactaactgctgctgctgaagaaatATTCTCAGAGTTTGAGAAAACCATCGTCCAGTACGAGGAGGAGATTGACCGTCAGCGCGGACTGCTGGATATCACCTGGAAACCCCAAATAAAGCTCCACACAGCAG ACCTCTCACAGCAACATGTCATTGCAGAGGAGAACATTCTTTCTGACCAGCAGCTCTGTAATCAGGAGGGGAACTCTAGTCTGAACCAGAAGGAACCAAAACTTCCACAGTTGAAAGAGGAACAGTACGAAGCAGAACCGCCACAGTttaaagaagaacaagaagaacTCTGCCCCAGTCATGAGGGAGAGCAGTTTTTAATAAGACAAAAGACTGATTTTCTTATGATGAATCCTGCTTATGAGGAAAGCGACCACAAGAATTCAGAACCAAACAGTAATCAGCTCCACTCTCACAACTCTGCTTTGTCAGTGTTAAAAGGGCAAATAACTGAATACACAGATAAGATTGAGCCTTACACTTGCAATGCTCTTGGGAAAAAAGTCTCTCACTTATCATTGATGAAATATGACAAAATtagtcacacaggtgagaagttaTATTCTTGCAAAATATGTGAGAAAACATTCAGTCTAAATAGCAGTTTGTTGCGTCACATGAGAACTCATACAGGTGAAAAGCCGTATTCTTGCAAAGTATGTGAGAAAAGTTTCAGTCAACGTAGCATTCTGTTGTCCCACATGaaaactcacacaggtgagaagttaTATTCATgcaaaatatgtgggaaaagattcagtgtAAGTAGCAGTTTGTTGCGTCACATGAGAACCCACACAGGTGAAAGGCCGTATTCTTGCGAAGTATGTGAGAAAAGTTTCAGCCGAAAAAGTCATTTGCTGTCCCACATGACAACTCACACTGGTGAAAAGCCTTATTCTTGCAAAGTATGTGAGAAAAGATTCAGTCTAAGTAGCATTCTGTTGCGTCACATGAGAacccacacaggtgagaagttaTATTCTTgcaaaatatgtgggaaaagattcagtctAAGTTGCAGTTTGTTGCGTCACATGAGAACCCACACAGGTGAAAGGCCGTATCCTTGCAAAATATGTGAGAAGCGTTTCAGTCGACAGCATAGTCTTTTGTgccacatgagaactcacacaggttTAAAGACATTTTCTTGCAAAGTGTGTGAGAAAAATTTTCAATCACAGTAA